The Fodinibius saliphilus genomic interval CATACCAGCCATCATAACTTCCATTCCAGCCCCAGTTCATATGGAAATTCAGATAGGTATTACCTGTGGGACATAGTTTAGATTGTATATAACCGTCTCCAACCCAAGCATGACCATTCCCATTCGTAGGAAAGATTCCCAACACATAATCTTTTTCATATCCATTAAATAATACTGGATCGCCATCATCCAGATCATCAATAACATCATATCGATTTGTAGTACCTTCATAACCAACTTGCGTGGCCGAACTATATCCAAAATGGCGCATACCTGGTGCCATATCATCGTCATCTGCCCCAGAAGCATCGCATCCATAATCCATGCTCACTTCATCTCCAATGTCACGCATTAGTAGCGATACCTCATCACTGCCATATGAATTGGGCATTGCACTCCAATTATAGTTATAGCCCGGCGCATATTCATGGTAATTAATTATTTGAGCCATTGCTGTTGCCACACAACCAGAATATGCTCTGCCATTCGTTGGATAATCACACCCCATATGTGGCGCAGAATCATTATATCCACTTCCCTGTCCCCAGGTAGTCGAAAGTAGCGGATCTACTCTATTAGTCCACTCTTCACAACCTCCATCATCAGGTGGGAGGCGCCGTTTACCTTTAATATCTAACACACGTGCCCACAAAATTTCTGAATCTTCAGATATTTTTTGTTTAGATTTTCGATATTTATTGACTGTATTCACTTTTTGTTGCAACCAAATAGCTAATCCTCCCGGAATTGTATCATTGGTGGTAACAGGCATACTACTGCTAACAGAAAATGCTTGAATGGGACTTAATCTCTTATCTGCTGGCACGACAGCAAACCCC includes:
- a CDS encoding C10 family peptidase codes for the protein MNKSLFKRVFFPFLVLAFFISCQQKNINGPSNETENIQKADLANTSVSKTEAVAVAENFANNYSFQKGSLLSGEPTKKKKTHKTVDHVLTVSNEDSQKSIYLINYHDGGFAVVPADKRLSPIQAFSVSSSMPVTTNDTIPGGLAIWLQQKVNTVNKYRKSKQKISEDSEILWARVLDIKGKRRLPPDDGGCEEWTNRVDPLLSTTWGQGSGYNDSAPHMGCDYPTNGRAYSGCVATAMAQIINYHEYAPGYNYNWSAMPNSYGSDEVSLLMRDIGDEVSMDYGCDASGADDDDMAPGMRHFGYSSATQVGYEGTTNRYDVIDDLDDGDPVLFNGYEKDYVLGIFPTNGNGHAWVGDGYIQSKLCPTGNTYLNFHMNWGWNGSYDGWYAYNEFDPADSNYDRNSEVVINIHP